One window from the genome of Halomicrobium zhouii encodes:
- the cofC gene encoding 2-phospho-L-lactate guanylyltransferase, whose product MRTVVPFAVSEPKTRLSSVLSPDERREFARAMLDDVLAALRALDREPEVLATERVDVDAPVTVDDRPLDPAINEVLETTDEAVAVVMADLALATPDALDQLFSPDADVVLAPGRGGGTNAFVARHPDFRVDYHDASIRDHRRIAAELTDDVVEVDSFRLATDVDDPSDLAEVLLHGEGEAADWLREAGFELSVDDGRVGVSR is encoded by the coding sequence ATGCGGACCGTCGTCCCGTTCGCCGTCTCGGAGCCGAAAACGCGACTTTCGTCCGTTCTTTCACCCGACGAGCGCCGCGAGTTCGCGCGAGCGATGCTCGACGACGTGCTCGCCGCGCTCCGCGCTCTCGACAGGGAACCCGAGGTCCTCGCGACAGAGCGCGTCGACGTCGACGCGCCGGTCACCGTCGACGACCGGCCCCTCGACCCCGCAATCAACGAGGTTCTCGAAACCACTGACGAAGCGGTCGCCGTCGTCATGGCCGACCTCGCGCTCGCGACGCCCGACGCGCTCGACCAACTCTTCTCCCCCGACGCGGACGTCGTGCTCGCGCCGGGCCGCGGCGGTGGCACCAACGCCTTCGTCGCCCGCCACCCCGACTTTCGGGTGGACTACCACGACGCCTCGATCCGCGATCACCGCCGTATCGCCGCCGAACTCACGGACGACGTCGTCGAGGTGGACTCGTTCCGACTCGCCACGGACGTCGACGACCCGTCGGATCTCGCGGAGGTCCTCCTCCACGGCGAGGGCGAGGCCGCCGACTGGCTCCGCGAGGCGGGATTCGAACTCTCCGTCGACGACGGTCGAGTTGGCGTGTCGCGATAA
- a CDS encoding preprotein translocase subunit SecD, translating into MTAIRDNWRIVLLVFLLVASAVVLFVPGATAGGGANETEAPTGTNVSADERDSGWTNLQYGIQLDGGSRIRAPIVGNTTENVNITSFNESDSLETTLAQRFEIDRLDVEVTPNERNEPDSGTVEVYSRNVSQSELLTALQDEGYDVSESDVRNGVTQSTRDEMVSVIDEKLQVSALTGADVREARTPTGENYIVIEATGRDIGELREILDDRGIVRQYVLYQAQNGSVVREEVLTQEDFDDIGSVRQDQAGRYSVSVTLSDSAAGPFMQAMQTHGYTQGTRCGVDTQSSTPPEEQLSAGDRCLLTTLNGEPVFAAGVQPNLASSFRDDTFVNDPSMSMTAPDRDRARNLELSLKVGAPLPAPLDFADAQTTSLQPSLGDEYKTNSVITGLIAVIAVSGAVYTRYRDPRVAAPMVVTALSEVVILLGFVSLVQFPIDLSHIAGFIAVIGTGVDDLIIIADEILQEKGVATGRVFQNRFRKAFWVIGAAAATTIIAMSPLMVLSLGDLTGFAIVTIVGVLIGVLVTRPAYGDILRHLVLSEDER; encoded by the coding sequence ATGACCGCCATCCGCGACAACTGGCGCATCGTCCTGCTCGTCTTCCTGCTCGTGGCGAGCGCGGTCGTGCTGTTCGTCCCGGGCGCGACGGCCGGCGGCGGTGCGAACGAGACGGAAGCGCCGACCGGGACCAACGTCTCCGCGGACGAACGCGACAGCGGGTGGACGAACCTCCAGTACGGCATCCAGCTCGACGGCGGCTCCCGCATCCGCGCGCCCATCGTCGGCAACACCACGGAGAACGTGAACATCACGAGCTTCAACGAGAGCGACTCGCTGGAGACCACGCTGGCCCAGCGCTTCGAGATCGACCGCCTGGACGTCGAAGTGACTCCCAACGAGCGGAACGAACCCGACAGCGGTACCGTCGAGGTGTACAGCCGGAACGTCTCGCAGTCGGAGCTACTGACCGCGCTCCAGGACGAGGGGTACGACGTCTCCGAGTCCGACGTCCGGAACGGCGTCACCCAGTCGACCCGCGACGAGATGGTTAGCGTGATCGACGAGAAGCTCCAGGTCTCCGCGCTGACCGGCGCCGACGTCCGCGAGGCCCGCACGCCCACGGGCGAGAACTACATCGTCATCGAGGCAACGGGCCGCGACATCGGCGAGTTGCGCGAAATCCTCGACGACCGGGGCATCGTCCGCCAGTACGTGCTCTACCAGGCGCAGAACGGATCGGTCGTCCGCGAGGAGGTCCTCACCCAGGAGGACTTCGACGACATCGGCAGCGTCCGCCAGGACCAGGCCGGCCGGTACAGCGTCAGCGTGACCCTCTCCGATTCCGCCGCGGGGCCGTTCATGCAGGCGATGCAGACCCACGGCTACACCCAGGGCACCCGCTGTGGAGTCGACACACAGAGTTCGACGCCGCCGGAAGAACAGCTCTCGGCGGGCGACCGCTGTCTGCTGACGACGCTCAACGGCGAGCCCGTCTTCGCCGCGGGCGTCCAGCCGAACCTCGCCTCGTCGTTCCGTGACGACACGTTCGTCAACGACCCGTCGATGTCCATGACCGCGCCGGACCGGGACCGCGCCCGCAACCTCGAACTCAGCCTGAAGGTCGGCGCGCCGCTGCCCGCGCCGCTGGACTTCGCGGATGCCCAGACCACGTCGCTCCAGCCCTCGCTCGGTGACGAGTACAAGACCAACTCGGTCATCACCGGCCTCATCGCCGTCATTGCCGTGAGCGGCGCGGTGTACACCCGCTACCGCGACCCCCGCGTCGCCGCGCCGATGGTCGTCACCGCGCTCTCGGAGGTGGTGATCCTGCTCGGGTTCGTCTCGCTGGTCCAGTTCCCCATCGATCTCTCCCACATCGCCGGCTTCATCGCCGTCATCGGCACGGGGGTGGACGACCTGATCATCATCGCCGACGAGATCCTCCAGGAGAAGGGGGTGGCGACGGGCCGGGTCTTCCAGAACCGCTTCCGCAAGGCGTTCTGGGTCATCGGCGCCGCCGCCGCGACCACCATCATCGCGATGAGCCCGCTGATGGTGCTCTCGCTAGGCGACCTGACCGGCTTCGCCATCGTCACCATCGTCGGCGTCCTCATCGGTGTGCTGGTGACGCGCCCGGCCTACGGTGACATCCTTCGCCACCTCGTGCTGAGCGAAGACGAGCGGTAA
- a CDS encoding tubulin/FtsZ family protein produces MKLAMIGFGQAGGKIVDKFLEYDQRTNSGIVRSAVAVNTAKADLLGLEQIPEEHRVLIGQARVKGHGVGADNELGAEIAEEDIDEIQGAIDNIPVHEIDAFLVVSGLGGGTGSGGSPVISKHLKRIYTEPVYGLGVLPGGDEGGIYTLNAARSFQTFVREVDNLLVFDNDSWRKTGESVQGGYDHINEEIVRRFGVLFGAGEVGAGDNVAESVVDSSEIINTLAGGGVSTVGYASEDVELSGSSGGLLSRFKGDEGGSDMDTANTTNRITSLVRKAALGRLTLPCEIEGAERALLVMAGPSQHLNRKGIERGRKWLEEQTGSMEVRGGDYPTNEPRVAAAVLLSGIHNVPRIKELQQIAIEAQDNIDDIRQQSEDNLEQLVEDDEDELDPLF; encoded by the coding sequence ATGAAACTCGCGATGATCGGCTTCGGGCAGGCCGGTGGCAAAATCGTCGACAAGTTCCTCGAGTACGACCAGCGAACGAACTCCGGTATCGTTCGCTCGGCCGTCGCAGTGAACACGGCGAAAGCTGACTTGCTCGGACTCGAACAGATACCAGAGGAGCACAGGGTCCTTATCGGACAGGCCAGGGTCAAGGGTCACGGCGTCGGTGCCGACAACGAACTCGGAGCGGAGATCGCCGAGGAGGACATCGACGAGATCCAGGGAGCTATCGACAACATCCCGGTCCACGAGATCGACGCGTTCCTCGTCGTCTCCGGACTCGGCGGCGGGACGGGGTCGGGCGGGTCCCCGGTGATCTCGAAACATCTCAAGCGCATCTACACCGAACCGGTGTACGGGCTCGGCGTCCTGCCGGGCGGCGACGAGGGTGGCATCTACACCCTCAACGCCGCGCGCTCGTTCCAGACGTTCGTCCGCGAGGTGGACAACCTCCTCGTGTTCGACAACGATTCCTGGCGGAAGACGGGCGAATCCGTCCAGGGCGGCTATGACCACATCAACGAGGAGATCGTCCGGCGCTTCGGCGTGCTGTTCGGTGCCGGCGAGGTCGGTGCCGGCGACAACGTCGCCGAGTCCGTCGTCGACTCCTCGGAGATCATCAACACGCTGGCCGGCGGCGGCGTCTCCACGGTGGGCTACGCCTCCGAGGACGTCGAACTCTCCGGGTCCAGCGGCGGCCTCCTCTCCCGGTTCAAGGGCGACGAGGGCGGCAGCGACATGGACACGGCCAACACGACCAACCGGATCACGTCGCTGGTCCGCAAGGCCGCGCTCGGTCGGCTGACACTTCCCTGCGAGATCGAGGGCGCCGAGCGCGCGCTGCTCGTGATGGCTGGGCCGTCCCAGCACCTCAACCGGAAAGGCATAGAGCGCGGGCGGAAGTGGCTCGAGGAGCAGACCGGGTCGATGGAGGTCCGCGGTGGGGACTACCCGACCAACGAGCCCCGCGTCGCCGCGGCGGTGTTGCTGTCGGGCATCCACAACGTCCCGCGGATAAAGGAGCTCCAGCAGATCGCCATCGAGGCACAGGACAACATCGACGACATCCGCCAGCAGAGCGAGGACAACCTCGAGCAGCTGGTCGAAGATGACGAGGATGAGCTCGATCCCCTGTTCTAG
- a CDS encoding glycerophosphodiester phosphodiesterase, producing the protein MQVIGHRGCADVYPENTVRAVTRAANFLDAVEVDVRRCGSGELVVFHDETVDRLTDASGRLADMAWAELRELDVLGSGESIPRLETVLAAVPDGVELQIELKETGLAADVREAVRATDCEVSVSSFDEAAIREVADLGWDVSTGLLFESDPLEKLQTAIELGCDAVHPYYDTCLETDVVEAAHEAGLAVVAWKAARRRTEIHVLRSLGVDGVTADRWEIASGLA; encoded by the coding sequence ATGCAGGTGATCGGCCACCGAGGCTGTGCCGACGTGTATCCCGAGAACACCGTGCGCGCCGTGACGCGCGCGGCGAACTTCCTCGACGCCGTCGAGGTCGACGTCCGCCGCTGTGGCTCCGGCGAACTGGTCGTCTTCCACGACGAGACCGTCGACCGCCTGACCGACGCGAGCGGCCGCCTCGCCGACATGGCGTGGGCGGAGCTACGGGAGCTCGACGTCCTCGGGTCGGGGGAATCGATCCCGCGCCTGGAGACGGTGCTCGCCGCGGTCCCCGACGGCGTCGAGTTGCAGATCGAACTGAAGGAGACCGGCCTCGCCGCCGACGTCCGCGAGGCCGTCCGCGCGACAGACTGCGAGGTGAGCGTCTCGTCGTTCGACGAGGCCGCGATCCGTGAGGTCGCCGACCTCGGCTGGGACGTCTCCACAGGCCTGCTCTTCGAGTCCGACCCGCTGGAGAAGCTCCAGACCGCCATCGAACTGGGGTGTGACGCCGTCCACCCCTACTACGACACGTGCCTGGAGACGGACGTCGTCGAGGCGGCCCACGAGGCCGGCCTGGCCGTCGTCGCCTGGAAGGCCGCGCGCCGCCGGACCGAGATTCACGTCCTCCGGTCGCTCGGCGTCGACGGTGTCACCGCCGACCGCTGGGAGATAGCCAGCGGGCTCGCGTAG
- a CDS encoding DICT sensory domain-containing protein has product MTLADFVADVAKRRKTMVVYASDGAPDVADHFESRNVTVERKSIAPGGPDGFVVLRDEDGFVGAFGIDKFAELLDPPLFRPTYRTEVSEPWRSLYEILDNTLFASFGRRQLLGAAREIENRAWRVGAGTLRVGFQSPDALAAQMDVYRRLVEQTDLSIHVFVEAGDEAFPVPDGVELFRSEGTEIGDFWFLVYDAAGDPLNACALLAEERALGTYYGFWTYDEDRVAALSTYLQDVHE; this is encoded by the coding sequence ATGACGCTCGCGGACTTCGTCGCGGACGTGGCGAAGCGACGAAAGACGATGGTCGTGTACGCGAGCGACGGCGCGCCCGACGTCGCGGACCACTTCGAGTCGCGCAACGTCACCGTCGAGCGCAAGTCGATCGCGCCGGGCGGGCCGGACGGCTTCGTCGTGTTGCGGGACGAGGACGGCTTCGTCGGCGCCTTCGGCATCGACAAGTTCGCCGAACTGCTGGACCCGCCGCTGTTCCGGCCGACGTACCGGACGGAGGTCTCGGAACCCTGGCGCTCGCTGTACGAGATTCTCGACAACACGCTGTTCGCCTCCTTCGGCCGCCGGCAGTTGCTCGGGGCCGCGCGCGAGATAGAGAACCGGGCCTGGCGCGTCGGTGCCGGCACGCTCCGGGTCGGCTTCCAGTCGCCCGACGCCCTGGCGGCCCAGATGGACGTCTATCGCCGCCTCGTCGAGCAGACCGACCTGTCTATTCACGTCTTCGTCGAGGCCGGCGACGAGGCGTTCCCCGTGCCCGACGGAGTCGAACTGTTCCGGAGTGAAGGGACGGAGATCGGCGACTTCTGGTTTCTCGTCTACGACGCCGCCGGGGACCCGCTGAACGCCTGTGCCCTCCTCGCCGAGGAGCGTGCCCTCGGGACCTACTACGGGTTCTGGACGTACGACGAAGACCGGGTCGCGGCGCTCTCGACCTACCTCCAGGACGTCCACGAGTGA
- a CDS encoding translation initiation factor IF-2 subunit beta — MNYDSALDRAFDELPDQPREAGERLSVPDPVGQTDGAFTRLTNLDDIADALARDSKHVHRTIQRELGTNGQFDGSQARYNGSFDADDFSAAIDAYVAEYVTCSECGLPDTKLTKEDGVDMLRCEACGAFRPVAKRSNSSSQQNTATLEEGKTYEVKITGTGREGDGVAEKGKYTIFVPGASEGQVVTAYIENISGTLAFAKLA; from the coding sequence ATGAACTACGACTCAGCGCTCGACCGCGCGTTCGACGAACTCCCGGACCAGCCCCGGGAGGCCGGTGAACGCCTCTCCGTCCCCGACCCCGTCGGCCAGACCGACGGCGCCTTCACCCGCCTGACGAACCTGGACGACATCGCCGACGCGCTCGCTCGCGACTCCAAGCACGTCCACCGAACCATCCAGCGCGAACTCGGGACCAACGGCCAGTTCGACGGGAGCCAGGCCCGCTACAACGGCTCCTTCGACGCCGACGACTTCTCGGCCGCCATCGACGCCTACGTCGCCGAGTACGTCACCTGCTCGGAGTGTGGCCTCCCGGACACCAAACTCACCAAGGAGGACGGCGTCGACATGCTCCGCTGTGAGGCCTGTGGTGCCTTCCGCCCCGTCGCCAAGCGCAGCAACTCCTCGAGCCAGCAGAACACCGCGACCCTCGAGGAGGGCAAGACCTACGAAGTGAAGATCACCGGCACCGGCCGCGAAGGTGACGGCGTCGCCGAGAAGGGCAAGTACACCATCTTCGTCCCCGGCGCCAGCGAGGGCCAGGTCGTCACCGCCTACATCGAGAACATCTCGGGCACGCTCGCCTTCGCCAAGCTCGCCTGA
- the secF gene encoding protein translocase subunit SecF translates to MMEFDVREVDYTEYSNRQLAAVPLAVLALAILILVGWSLFVTGAPTDPGAPVTPGIDFTGGTELRVESDMTQQEVEASFDETVISVQGVVGSGDTYVVRLQSSDVQSIRQQAQSADMNVLSSASTAPSFGAGAQQTAVIGLVVAFTGMSLLVFGLFRTFVPSLAVVVSAFSDIIIPLAVMNFIGIKLSLGTVAALLMLIGYSVDSDILLNNHVLRRSGGFYESVYRAMETGITMTLTSIAAMTVMAIVATIFNIDLMADIGIVLVIGLSADLMNTYLLNLSLLRWYKYEGVAR, encoded by the coding sequence ATGATGGAGTTCGACGTGCGCGAGGTCGATTACACGGAGTATTCGAACCGTCAGCTGGCGGCCGTGCCGCTGGCGGTGCTCGCCCTCGCGATACTGATTCTCGTCGGCTGGTCGCTCTTCGTCACCGGGGCGCCGACCGACCCCGGTGCACCAGTCACGCCCGGCATCGACTTCACCGGGGGAACCGAGTTGCGCGTCGAATCGGACATGACCCAGCAGGAAGTCGAGGCGTCCTTCGACGAGACCGTCATCTCGGTTCAGGGCGTCGTCGGGTCCGGTGACACCTACGTCGTCCGCCTCCAGTCCTCGGACGTCCAGTCCATTCGCCAGCAGGCCCAGTCGGCCGACATGAACGTCCTCTCGAGCGCCTCGACCGCCCCGTCCTTCGGGGCCGGGGCCCAGCAGACGGCGGTCATCGGGCTGGTCGTCGCCTTCACCGGGATGAGCCTCCTCGTGTTCGGGCTGTTCCGTACCTTCGTCCCGAGCCTCGCGGTCGTGGTGTCGGCGTTCTCCGACATCATCATCCCGCTCGCGGTGATGAACTTCATCGGGATCAAGCTCTCGCTGGGGACCGTCGCCGCCCTCCTGATGCTCATCGGTTACAGCGTCGACTCTGACATCCTGCTCAACAACCACGTCCTCCGGCGCTCCGGCGGCTTCTACGAGAGCGTCTACCGCGCGATGGAGACCGGTATCACGATGACGCTCACGTCCATCGCCGCGATGACGGTGATGGCCATCGTCGCGACGATATTCAACATCGACCTGATGGCGGACATCGGCATCGTCCTCGTCATCGGCCTCTCGGCTGATCTCATGAACACCTACCTGTTGAACCTCTCCTTGCTCCGGTGGTACAAGTACGAGGGGGTGGCGCGATGA
- a CDS encoding outer membrane protein assembly factor BamB family protein gives MDESRRQFLRTAGAAAAGVAATGGLAGCTGPLRTLGGGPTSPAAATADAQFRGGPTRRGIAPDATVPESVRVDWQVPDVNTGDHTAAKASPVLAPNGDVVVPGDTGDVLAVTPDGEVRWRTNATDTTRGFHGTPTIANDTVYVGAYDGNLYAFDLESGEQYWRVQLGDAIGSSPGYLDGVVYVAVEYYDPSGGMFGVDAVTGEVVWEDQRPTDHPHSTPAVDAEHDRVVVGSNDGDLYAWSYPDHEFEWTFSTGEPIKGPVATFDGSAFFGSWDGHVYRVALDDGTEEWAFETGSLVMSGPSVEPSTGTVYVGSHDSNLYALDAATGEEQWAFDTGGRVIGCPVVTSDHVLAGSYDRRLYAVEKESGDESWRVETSGWVTSTPLVTDDAVYVTSRASEASLGEDGGEDGSDSGDGGDGGGGDGPTGALYRIVADV, from the coding sequence ATGGACGAATCCAGACGGCAGTTCCTCCGGACGGCGGGAGCGGCCGCGGCCGGTGTCGCGGCGACGGGCGGCCTCGCCGGCTGTACGGGACCGCTCCGGACGCTCGGTGGCGGCCCGACGAGTCCGGCCGCCGCGACCGCCGACGCGCAGTTCCGCGGTGGCCCGACCCGCCGGGGGATCGCGCCGGACGCGACGGTCCCCGAATCGGTCCGGGTCGACTGGCAGGTCCCCGACGTCAACACCGGGGACCACACCGCCGCGAAAGCGAGTCCGGTGCTCGCCCCGAACGGCGACGTCGTCGTCCCGGGCGACACCGGCGACGTGCTGGCCGTCACGCCCGACGGCGAGGTCCGCTGGCGGACGAACGCCACCGACACCACGCGAGGCTTCCACGGCACGCCCACTATCGCCAACGACACGGTCTACGTCGGCGCCTACGACGGGAACCTGTACGCGTTCGACCTCGAATCCGGCGAGCAGTACTGGCGCGTCCAGCTCGGGGACGCCATCGGGTCGAGCCCGGGGTACCTGGACGGCGTCGTCTACGTCGCCGTCGAGTACTACGACCCCAGCGGCGGGATGTTCGGCGTCGACGCCGTCACCGGTGAGGTCGTCTGGGAGGACCAGCGACCCACCGACCACCCCCACTCCACGCCCGCCGTCGACGCCGAGCACGACCGGGTCGTCGTCGGGTCGAACGACGGCGACCTCTACGCCTGGTCCTACCCCGACCACGAGTTCGAGTGGACGTTCTCGACGGGCGAACCCATCAAGGGCCCCGTCGCCACCTTCGACGGCAGCGCCTTCTTCGGTTCCTGGGACGGCCACGTCTACCGCGTCGCCCTCGACGACGGCACCGAGGAGTGGGCCTTCGAGACCGGCAGCCTGGTGATGTCCGGCCCCTCCGTCGAGCCGTCGACCGGGACGGTGTACGTCGGCAGCCACGACTCCAACCTCTACGCGCTCGACGCCGCCACAGGCGAGGAGCAGTGGGCCTTCGACACCGGCGGCAGAGTGATCGGCTGTCCCGTCGTCACGAGCGACCACGTCCTGGCCGGGTCCTACGACCGACGCCTCTACGCCGTCGAGAAGGAGTCGGGCGACGAATCGTGGCGCGTCGAGACGAGCGGCTGGGTCACGAGCACGCCGCTCGTCACCGACGACGCCGTCTACGTCACCTCGCGGGCATCCGAGGCGTCCCTCGGGGAGGACGGTGGCGAGGACGGCAGTGACAGCGGTGATGGCGGCGACGGTGGAGGCGGTGACGGGCCGACGGGGGCGCTCTACCGCATCGTCGCCGACGTGTAG
- a CDS encoding NTP transferase domain-containing protein: MRAVILAAGEGSRMGVHTEDRPKAFMDLGGRTLYARQRAVLDEYVDDVTVVLGYAADNVRDEVGGADVVVVEDWDDYDNAESLRRALQVVDDDVLVLNGDVIVTEQALEELLGAFARAPDGRNVVGCIRGDQEESTAIRCDEEGVVTDYGMIRGPQHAGVGVVDRSTVGPAASYLAGHREEWYPVVYPAFATDAVAIPRAHHVEINRPRDKVRAMRKLPMVATSEADVEI; this comes from the coding sequence GTGCGCGCAGTGATTCTCGCCGCCGGCGAGGGCAGCCGGATGGGGGTCCACACCGAGGACCGGCCGAAGGCGTTCATGGATCTGGGCGGTCGAACGCTGTACGCCCGTCAGCGGGCCGTCCTCGACGAGTACGTCGACGACGTGACCGTCGTCCTCGGCTACGCCGCCGACAACGTCCGTGACGAAGTCGGCGGGGCCGACGTCGTCGTGGTCGAGGACTGGGACGACTACGACAACGCCGAGTCGCTCCGCCGGGCGCTCCAGGTCGTCGACGACGACGTGCTCGTGCTCAACGGCGACGTCATCGTCACCGAGCAGGCGCTCGAAGAACTGCTCGGCGCGTTCGCCCGTGCCCCCGACGGACGGAACGTCGTCGGGTGCATCCGTGGGGACCAGGAGGAGTCGACGGCGATCCGGTGTGACGAGGAGGGCGTCGTCACGGACTACGGGATGATACGGGGCCCCCAGCACGCCGGCGTGGGCGTCGTCGACCGGTCGACCGTCGGCCCGGCGGCGTCGTACCTGGCCGGCCACCGCGAGGAGTGGTACCCCGTGGTCTACCCGGCGTTCGCCACCGATGCCGTCGCCATTCCGCGGGCCCACCACGTCGAGATAAACCGACCCCGGGACAAGGTGCGCGCGATGCGGAAACTGCCCATGGTCGCGACCAGCGAGGCAGACGTCGAAATCTGA
- a CDS encoding DUF7344 domain-containing protein, translating into MSDDPPDLLGRVLDADVDEDLLRALGTREQRYTLYYLLDHDRVTLSELADVLAGWLATTESRVTTGADRSSLRIALYHNHLPQLASAGLVDFDATELVVDRSSLSAEEREIVEAAYLSEHWTGEPVTP; encoded by the coding sequence ATGAGTGACGACCCGCCGGACCTTCTCGGCCGTGTCCTCGACGCGGACGTCGACGAGGACCTCCTCCGCGCGCTGGGGACGCGTGAGCAGCGCTACACGCTCTATTACCTCCTCGACCACGACCGCGTCACGCTGTCCGAGCTCGCCGACGTCCTCGCCGGCTGGCTGGCGACCACGGAGTCCCGGGTCACCACCGGCGCCGACCGGTCGTCGCTCCGTATCGCCCTGTACCACAATCACCTCCCGCAGCTGGCGAGCGCGGGACTCGTCGACTTCGACGCGACGGAACTGGTCGTCGACCGGTCGTCGCTGTCGGCCGAGGAGCGCGAGATCGTCGAGGCGGCCTACCTCTCGGAACACTGGACCGGCGAGCCCGTCACCCCATGA
- a CDS encoding DUF5812 family protein yields MKEGTFLVTTAEDEAATLRDVHDQQVITLADNPGVEAGEIIEGTVEAEPPLEVAYQLTDVESRRTIPVERSEMAPTSMEKEMAAEQSEGDIEIRERAGDGEIHVLTVPEERTDQAATDVVDDQETVARAARLGVERVEVRAADGVVSVRYLPD; encoded by the coding sequence ATGAAGGAAGGGACGTTTCTCGTGACGACTGCGGAAGACGAGGCCGCCACGCTACGCGACGTCCACGACCAGCAGGTGATCACGCTCGCGGACAACCCCGGAGTCGAAGCCGGGGAGATTATCGAGGGGACGGTCGAGGCCGAACCACCCCTCGAAGTGGCTTACCAGCTCACCGATGTCGAATCGCGCCGGACGATCCCGGTCGAGCGCAGCGAGATGGCACCCACGTCGATGGAGAAAGAGATGGCCGCCGAGCAGTCGGAAGGGGACATCGAGATCCGGGAGCGCGCCGGCGACGGCGAAATCCACGTCCTGACCGTCCCCGAGGAACGCACCGACCAGGCCGCGACGGACGTCGTCGACGACCAGGAGACGGTCGCGCGGGCGGCCCGCCTCGGCGTCGAGCGGGTCGAAGTACGCGCCGCGGACGGCGTCGTCAGCGTCCGCTACCTGCCAGATTGA
- the rnhB gene encoding ribonuclease HII yields the protein MRFGVDEAGKGPVLGSMFAAAVHCEPSALPDGVGDSKGIKPARREELAAEIRELATVGVAEIPVERIDDPETDMNTLTVAAHAEALGEVAADGQVGTVDAGDANAGRFGERVASRVDADVRITAEHQADESDTVVGAASIVAKVERDAHVERLAAEHGEVGSGYPSDPTTRTFLREYVADYGELPTCARTSWSTCDDVLAAAEQSGLDDF from the coding sequence GTGCGATTCGGCGTCGACGAGGCCGGCAAGGGACCCGTGCTGGGTTCGATGTTCGCCGCGGCGGTCCACTGTGAGCCGTCGGCCCTGCCCGACGGCGTCGGGGACTCGAAGGGGATCAAGCCCGCTCGCCGCGAGGAACTGGCCGCCGAGATCCGCGAGCTGGCGACCGTCGGCGTCGCCGAGATACCCGTCGAACGCATCGATGACCCCGAGACGGACATGAACACGCTGACGGTGGCCGCGCACGCCGAGGCGCTCGGCGAGGTTGCCGCCGACGGCCAGGTCGGGACGGTCGACGCCGGCGATGCCAACGCCGGCCGCTTCGGCGAGCGCGTGGCGAGCCGGGTGGACGCCGACGTGCGTATCACCGCTGAACACCAGGCCGACGAGTCCGACACCGTCGTGGGCGCGGCGAGTATCGTCGCGAAGGTGGAGCGGGACGCTCACGTCGAGCGGCTGGCTGCGGAGCACGGCGAGGTGGGGAGTGGGTATCCGAGCGACCCGACGACGCGGACCTTCCTGCGCGAGTACGTGGCGGACTACGGTGAGTTGCCGACGTGTGCGCGAACGTCCTGGTCGACCTGTGACGACGTGCTGGCGGCGGCCGAACAGTCGGGACTGGACGACTTTTGA